The following are encoded in a window of Arvicanthis niloticus isolate mArvNil1 chromosome 1, mArvNil1.pat.X, whole genome shotgun sequence genomic DNA:
- the Scgb1d1 gene encoding secretoglobin family 1D member 1 has translation MRLSLCLLLIVLAVSCYEANAVTVCKAVVMESLTFILGSREELQRQLETYSAPAEAVQAKLKVKDCVDKMNYGDKLRVSRVLEQILIECYVRG, from the exons ATGAGGCTGAGCCTGTGTCTTCTGCTGATCGTTCTGGCTGTTAGTTGCTATGAAG CTAATGCTGTcacagtctgtaaagctgttgtGATGGAAAGCCTGACCTTCATACTAGGTAGTAGGGAAGAACTACAGAGACAACTTGAGACATATTCGGCACCAGCAGAGGCTGTTCAAGCAAAACTGAAGGTGAAGGACTGTGTAGACAAGATGAACTATGGAGACAAACTTAGAGTGTCGAGAGTATtg GAACAAATTTTAATCGAATGTTATGTGAGAGGATGA